CACTGTACTACTGTGCACAGATGGTAAAACAAACAcccatgaaaacaacaactgaatAATTGGATAGAGGAAGCAAACACACAATTACTGTGTATTAATGATAAACACAGTATCGCTCTCAAACAGCGCAACTGCCACAATGCTCAAGCCCATCAATTTAAAGGAGTATTTTGTCACTTTTATGATTCTTTCGTCAGCGGTATTTGCAATTAATAACTTATTACCATTTTGATCCCCGCATCGGCAGAAAATTAGAGCATTTTGTTTTCCCCCCACATAGTTAACAAGGCTTTCTGGATACATATTCAACAAAATGGCCTGATTGAATTCATCTATGATTTAAGCCCCCTCGACGGTGTTTGAAGTCTTGTTCTGTTTAATATTCACAGAAAAAGACTGGTGTTTCTTTCAAAAGAGCAGGGAGCTGGCTTCTGTTTGGACTTAAAAAGAACAGGCTGAGAATCCAAAGGAAGCTCCTTCACctgccaaatgttttttttatgtccccaacacacacatatctcctcacatacacacagaagaaTGTATAACAGTATATATGCCTACATGTGTGCCCAAATGTAACCCTACATATGCAAAGGAGTACTGTACAGtaacacatatacatataagCAAACAGGATTCTTATTATTGGTGAGAAAGGAGGTGttggagggagaaaaaaaaatgctctgaggacaggggggctggagagagagagagacatggagaaaGATATTTCTATAGAATTGCTCTGCTTACCCCCTGTCGAGAAGAGAACTGGGTTTCTGGACACCTGCCTCTGTTGTTTGGTTCTCTCCGGTTTGGCTTGTTTCTTCATCTGGCCCCTGGCTGTGTGCTCAAGGTCCTCTCTAAAGCCTGTGTGAGCAAACTAcatgaagagacaaaagagaggagaaaacaggGGCACAGATTAAGGCGTATTTCCTCAGATTTCTCTGTGATTCATCATCgactttttgctgttgttttgtaaagaggaagaagaagaagaaaaaagacaaaacgcATCGGGGCAAAACTTGTTTCTCCCCTCTTTTCAAcgcttttttacattttccatTGGCCTcaatttttcatgagctgataTGCTTTGTAGCTCCCCCGTGACTCCTACTGTATTGAATTCATCTGGTTCCAATACATCCCGTGCACAACCTATCAATCACTAGGGAGCGTGGCAAACTAATCATTTATTGATGAAATGGGGCAGCCATGAATTTCTAACTGCATTTGTCTTATTTATCAAGCCAGATCAAACAATGAAAATCCAAACAAGCTTAAAGGGAAAGGGAGGGAGTCGCAGGGAATAACTTATTCTTCAGCAGTAGACAGCAGAAGGTTAttgatggagagggagagagaaaaaaagggaggCTTGGGACTTAGTTGCATGGTGGGAGAGTGAAGGAGCGAGGGAGGAaagtgagagaaaaagagagacagagcagtgGGGAGAGTTCAGAGTGATGTTCAGACAGCAGGGTACACATCTGAATTAATGCTTCCACAAAAGGCAATTTTCTCCTCACAGGCTCCTCATCCCCTCTGTAGGTAGCAAGGTGAGGTATGTCTCCCTCACAGAGaatgagagacacagacacagagagcgGGATAGAGCAGACTTAATGTTTCTTTTCAGCTACAGTGCTCTTTACTGCAGCTGCCTGGCTGGATCCCTGGGCTGGCTCCGGGGATAGTGTAGTGATCTCAGGCCTCCACCAGAATACACTTCTGGCAATGGTGTTTGCAAGCTCACTAACATGGCCTCTGGGGAACGGCAGTGTTGTTTCTTcacttgtttgctttctttaaTGCAGAGGCAAAGTCTGTTGATATTCTTTTGAATTTCTACAGCCGTTGGTGGGCCgagggagaaaaataaaacaacaaaagaagagtGAAGTTTGCCTGGTATATTCAGCGAAAGGAGAGTTGAAACAGAGTTCACACTCTTATCGCTGCAGTGTCCACACAACCGCACCAGATCAAAGACGGGGGGAGCGGTGGCGCTGTCGCAGTGGTAAGCTGCTAATTTCTGTAACATTAATTCGTCTGTGAGTGATGTGAGGAAACGTCACCGAAAAGTTCAAAATCCAAATACATCTGGGCAATCAAAAATTGAACagcttgttttctgtgtttacagcctggtggtGATATGTAAATAGATCTTATTTAAATCAACAAAGTTAAATCAAGACGGTCTCACTCTGGGAGCGGAAAGCAGAGGACGAGGGGCGCCGCAGAGCCAGGAGAGTACAGTACAAGTAGCAGCGCAACTGGAAACACGGCTGTGGAAAAGCTGAGGTCATCTCTCCTCTCGTTCTGCATTACATATCTACAGTACCATGTCCTGTGGGAGCAGACAACTGTGTGTATCAGGAGGCcccagagaaagagagaccaggagagagagagcgctgGAGTTAGTGTGAAGGGGGCTCAGGGGGACCAAGCAGCAAATAATCTGTGGCCCTCTCAAGTGGCAGAGAACAGGAGTCAACAAGAGGACACTGTGATATGATAGCCAGGGGAAAACGGGGGTCCCAACCAATTGGACCAAGCAGCCTCCAGCCACGCTGGCTGTGGTATCAGTCGGAGCCACTCCCTGGGCCGGGTCCTCAGCGAGCAGACATGCTGGCAGCAGCCAGGAGGTATAGTTTTCCACGGGGCATTGCTACTTCCCCTCACCAATGACATCAtccagaaacagcagagaaatggAGAGCGGCAGCAAGTAATCGCTGATGTCAGGGAGTGCAGCTATTAAAGGTTTAGTCAGCCTTTCTGGGCTGTTTTCACAGGATGCTCCGTGTGAAGTACATGTGAAGCACAATTGCACCgctcattattatcactatcataCAAAAGTACTTTGCTTTGATGCACATCATTATTCTCTCTTTCCCTTTGCATTCCTCTCTCCCCCCTATTAATCTTTTCTTTATGCGACGTCTACCTCAAAAGTTTCTACCTCATCATGTCTGCGAACACCTAACTCAGCATATATGCTCGCTCCCGATGGGAACATGGTGTGCTGGAGAGATTCAATATTACACTCTGCAGAGCCGTCAGTTTAGACTTCAGTGGTTGCTCCAGACCAGATGTCCCAGTCAGCGACGCAGAAACACTCCGCAGCCTGGTgtagacaggacaggacagacagTGATCCCATACAGGGGGAGGTTGCGAGAGCAAggttacattttacacagcctCAGTGGGCATGTTTAAAGGATCTTTTTACAGGCATTTCAAACCAgactgctgttgttttgtgaggtcaaacTGAAATTAATGACGGACATGACCCTATAAATGTATGTGTAATCAGTAAGCTAAACAGGTGACAGATCAAGACAGAGTGGGCAATTTTTGTCACATGTTTCTTTCCTCTCTGAAAGGTCCTTATTAACTGGTCAAATCATGTTTACAAATTCATGAGGGTTCAGACGTGGAGGCAGAGGGCGTAAAATGCGGCAGCATCATGTCCATTGAATGACTAATACTACAATGAGCTGGTGGATGCAAAACAAAGCCAtggctctgtctctgtctccacctcatGGTCTTAAGTTGAATGGCACATGCTATGATCTGAGCAGTGTTGATTCAGATATTCCAACCTAAAGACTGAGTTTCAGTTAAGCAAAGTTTGATAACAGAGCAGTGTGGTCTccatatattattttatgattGGACACATTTGAATAAGATGAAGAAATCTTAACATATTCTAATATATTACTAATAAATATTCATCATATTTCTGAATATAATGGCGGTCCACCACAGATAAGGCACGGGGCATTTTTCTCCATCTGAAAAAAATTGGCATCTGCCACAGCATTGTCATCTTTCATGGTTAGAAAAATCAGATGTCAGACACATCTCTCACAGGGGCCCCCCCATCTCCACCTCAACTTGCTGAGTGGGCATGTTCTCATCTTCACCGTGTGATTTGGTGTTCATCTCAGGCCCACAGCAGTGCAATCCTCATATGGATTCAAAGCACTTCACTGTCTACTTAATCACAATACAAATTGTTCCGGTTCTGGTTTGAATaagagatttctttttttttttttttgttttcagtcgGTGAAGTCCCCCTGGTGCATATGATCTGTCTATGAGGCTCACTGCACTTGATCAAGTGGGCCAGCCTTTCTCTGTGGGGATTACCCATCAAAGTGGAAAGCAAAGGTAACTCAATGCCTCCCGCAGACAGTGATTGATGATAGCGCTGTTTCATAACGAATTGCACCCCCACAACAAGTCTCACACGTGGGAAATGTTAATTGAAATGCTGTGTGTGCAAAGACACGCTTCTCGACTGTGATAGTACCAAGGTGTTACGGCAATAAACCAGAGGgaatctgagaaaaaaaaaaaataacaacaattgAGCATGTCGCAAGAAAGTGAACAACCAGATGGCAAACTGCAGCCAACTCTGAAGCGATAGTACTCACCGCATCCTTTGGATGTCTTGTCTTTCTAATAGCAGGCAGGATGTCTTGGCTGCAGGGCATATAAGGGGAAACCAAAATTGAcacattttctctttcacttTCACATCAGAATAGAATCCAGTGTTTATTTAGAATATAACAACTTACTTGAAATCACAGGTGTCATACCCTttgatgatgttgttttcccTAATTAAATCCCTGTAGGGCCTGCAGCGATCATATGGGAGATCTTTAAACTTGTCTGCACCAACTGCAACGTAGTACTGGTTGTTCTCCAGTTCACTGGGGCCGGAGAGAGGACGTCCATCTAACGTGCAAAGCCTGggcacacaaacagagagatcATACAAATGGGAGTGATGTTTTGTGATTGTTTCAATTATTCTTAAACAATCAGTGTTTTTGGATAATAAAAGAGACACAgatgttttaaatattgttgGAGTGGTTAAACTTAATGTAAgcgcattttttaaaaattcatcaaAGCTGTGTTTGCCTAACAAGCAGTTTTGGATTAACTCCTGTGGGCCCATCACAACTTGACATGGTCTAAATCACTAATTAATTAGAAAAATTCTTCTGCTCTGCTGAATGTTGCTGCATTTAAACGGACTGGAAAGCCTCCACTAATCATATTTCCCTCAATCTATATTACAGAAGCTGACATTCTGCAGAGAAACAGGATTCAGTATTGTGACTAGTTAACTTAAAATTCTTGCAATGTACAccatttttgattaaaaaatggGTTGACTGGTTTGATTTCATCAAAAAACACGATGAAGAACATGCCTTTGCTTGCCCTCGCTGGTACATTCTAAACTATAAGGGTTCATAGTGTGCTGGTGTCGGACATCACCTGAACACAGCACCAGTGCGCAGTCGCACTTTCTCTGTCACCATGGCTAAAACATTTTCCCAGCTTCTGAGAGTATGCTTTGGGATGCGTATTCGAGCTGGGGGAACCAAGATTTCTCCATTGGTCAAGACACTATGAAACACAACGAAAACGAATGATACAAACAATTATTTAATTGCTGAAAAgtaaactggaaaaaaacatgaacctTTTTACATTCAGGATGACtttgtatcttaaaataaaCACTCACTTTATTGTGCAGGACTCATCCACAGTTCTCTTCCAGCGAGCAGAAACTAGTATTCTGCTGTGAACAACAGGTCGGATCTGAAAATGTCAAAACTAAGGGTTAGAAAATGAACATGACCTGGTGGAAAATAAGAAAGGAGGCATTTTTAAGTGTATGACTCCAGCTCTGATGTTATGTGATAATTaggggctgcaactaacaattattttcactgtttgtaGATGGAATAATGGAttggttgtttggtctataaaatgtcagaaaatggtgaaaaatgttgattagTGTTTctcaaagcccaagatgatgtccttaaatgtcttaaatgtgTCCACAACTCAAAAGTATTTGGTTTATTGTcagagaggagtaaagaaaccagaaaatattcacatttaaagtcCTCATGAAACAGCGTTTTAAGATCTGACTGGGGATGTGATCTAAaagggttaaaagaaaaatattcagACCAATTAATCAGTTTTCAAATTAGTTGGTGATtgatttaatagttgacaagtGATCAACTTTGTGTGTAGCTCTAGTGATAGCAGGATTGTTATGTTCGGCCTCAGCCACCTGCAGCCTCCTAAGGCTCCATATCATATTATAGTCACAAGTAATAAAGCACCTGAAAATGTAGGTTAGACTTTGTTAAATCATATCAAGTATATCTGAAGAAACACACAAAGTGGTATTACCTGTTCTCTTTTCTTAGTTTGTGGCTTCTTGTTTGTTATCGCACAATAGCTGgaagacataaaaaaatcatgtaaaTGACTCAGTTACTGTACATGTGAAACCTACAGTTAGATGGTCTATAAAGATAGgtatggatggattactgaatgggcctaatGTGCACAGGCCCAGGTACCCAAAGTATCAGGAAGCCACCTGGCcatcacttgcaaaatgtcactcaaattaacaagTAGGTCTGTCGATCAGGaacagactcaaaatgaccacaaggagatgtGAAGGAATTGTAAAGTTAtgacaaataacaacaaaaagggcAAGGCAATGAGAAAGAGACAAACATAACTACAAAGactcacaaaatgaccaaaaaaagacaaaaaatgacctcaaagacacacaaaattaccttaaaataaacaattacaaaaaaaagcacacaaaataaccacaagaaGACATAAACTGGctacagactgacagacaatGACCACAAAGTACCCAAAATTATctctgagacacaaaatgacaacaaaaatggACAAAGCAACtactgagacacaaaatgacaacaaagcaTCACTTAACAACCAAATAGtatacaaaattacctcaaagggATGCAAACAGCTACATAAGACACAAAActatgacaaagagacacaaaataactacaaagagacacagataaagaaaaaaacacaaaacaaccaaaaagagacacaatataactacaaagagacacaaacaactacaaatggACACAAAACTatgacaaggagacacaaaataactacaaagagacacaaaacgattacaaaaagatacaaaacaaccagaaagtccacaaaatgactgcaaataGACACAATACAACcacaagacacaaaaaagagacacaaaaccagcaCAAAGTCTGTGCGTCTTGCTTCTGTCTAGGAAAGGTGGAGGAGCCCTGTTCATATTTCTGCCCAGGTTACCCATTGTCTCATAGTCCGCCCACGATGATAGATGGAAGACATCTCTAGACCTGATAATACCAGTTAATATAAAATACTGCTTTTACAGGTGAGAATCAAATATAAAGTGCTCTAGACATCATGCTAACAGGACTACAAGTATACCAGCACACTACACCTCAATAGTAGACTACAAATCAAAATTTAGACTTTATTTAAGACatgtatatgtaaatgtaaactATTGAAACCCTTGAGAATGTGATGAAGACATATTTTAAGGACTGTGCAGTACAAACCCAGCTAAATATCCATCAAACATTACAGACAACCCACCTGCTGACcatgtagctaacattagcttaaatAAATGCACCTTCTCATGACCCAGGATGGAGCTCGTCCTCGGTTACAGTGACCTGACCTCCCTGCTATGACCCACACACCCtcctacacacactcacacacaccctaCAGCACTGGTACCTACTCCAGCCTTTTGAACTGCTCATTTCCGGCTGCAACATACACACTCCCGTGCTTCAGGTCGTCCAGGTGCTGAACCCTGTGGCCCTCTCTGGGAGTGTACAGCCTTCTGACGGCGCCGAAAGGAGCCTCGATCAGTCTGGTCAGGAAGGTCAACAGATGGTCAAAGGTCGTCAAATGCCGCAAATTTACCACTATTTTTCTTCCGGGAAAGAAAGCGTCTCCGTTCCTGTAGACAGTTATTGCCTTGGTCGGTGGCAAATCACCTCTCCCTGCTGTGCCCGGCATACTGACTGAACGTTAgctaacagaaaaacaaacaaacaaacagtaatgGCGCTGGGTGTCAAAATGTGTCAGTGGCAGGTGTCCGCAGCCTCCGGAGACGTAACTGGAGATAGCATCTGATATGGAAACCAATTCTTCCACTTGAGAGGTGTAGCATTAAGAAACCTATCCCCCCGGCTGTGCTGCGGCTGTTTGCTAGTTTCCGTTTGTATGAAACGGTAACTTCCAAAACTTCAGCGTTTCCAAGGCAACCACTAAGGAAAATTAATCCGTTGTTTGGCAACGGGTTGTTAGATCACATCTACCCTATATTAgacatgttattttatttttatgtatttttttttttttcaatttttgtgTGAAATTGGTTTGGGTTTTAGTACTTCAAAATGATACAGTATTATTcttgtaattttatttatttatgtatttatttatttattgaccaAACACACATAGAGGTAGGCTATTACatggtcttttttttcttattttcttttttcttcttggtTGTAATCGCACAATAGCTGGAAGACACTAATAAATCATGTAAATGACTCAGAACCCAGCAACaggtactgtacatgtgaaACTTATAGTTAGATGGTCTGTAAAGATAGGCATGGATAGATTAGTGAATTGACATatcaggcacaggcccaggggcccaagaTGTCAGGGAGGCCCCTGGCcatcacttgcaaaatgtcacttggaatgaccacaaagtgacacaaacagACGACAGAGATGTGAAGGAACTGCAAAGTTTTGACGAGATAACAACACAGAAAGGGCAAAGCAACAATGAAGAGACACcgaacaactacaaagaaacacaaaatgactacaaagtgacacaaaacaaccaaaaaagacacaaaattactttaaaaagaaccaaaacactacaaaaagccagaaaacaaccacaaggagacacaaagtgGGTATAGAGTGACAAACAATGACCAAAAAAGTACCAATAgtacctcaaagaaacacaaaataataacaacaaaaacaggcaaaacaaccacagagacacaaaatgactacaaagtgacaaaaaacgactacaaagagacacaacacaaccacaaagagactcaaaattacaacaaagtaGCACACAAAGACCAACGAGTACACAAAATTACCCAAGAGAGACACAAACGACtacaaaaggacacaaaacaaccacaaggaaacacaaatgactacaaaaggacacaaaacaaccacaaggagtcaaaaatgactacaaagagacacaaataaaaaagacacaaaattacctcaaagtgacacaaatGTAAGTAGGCTTactgaccacaaagagatgcaaaaagaccACACAGATGTGAAGGAACTGTAAAGTAATgacaaaattacaaataaaaaagggcaaaacagccacaaagagacacaaaataactacaaagaaacCAAATATGAATCCAAtgtaacacaaaacaaccaaaaaagacacaagattacctcaaagtcacacaaaattacctttaaAAGaaccaaatgactacaaaaagacacaaaacaaccgcaAGGAGACACACTATGGCTACAAAGTGACAATGCCCAAAAAAGTaccaaaattacctcaaagaaacacaaaataacaaaaagaacaggcaaaacaaccatagacacacaaaacaactacaaagaaacacaacaaaaccacaaggagacacaaaatgacaacaaagtaGCACACAAGTACCACTGAGTACAAAAGTTAACCTGAAAGAGTCACAAACTACAAAAGGACACACAGTAATCGCAAGGAGACAAAAATGACcataagagacacaaacagaccacaGAGATGTGAAGGAACTGCAAAGTTatgacaaaataacaacaaagaaagGGCAAAGCAacaataaagagacacaaaataattacagagacacaaaatgactataaaaagacacaaaatggttTATAGAGTCAAGTATCAaacttcagtcagtcagttgaTCTGATACTCAGTGGGAGGCTGTTCCAGAGCCAAGGAGCAGGAACTGAAAATGCTCGATCACTCTTTGTCTTTGATTTGGACTCTGGAACAGTTTGAAGACCCAGACTTGGATGGCACAGTATGAGAGGCTCAGTTATATACTCTGGTGCCAGATCGTTGAGAGCCTTGTATGTGATTAAAAGAACTTTAAAATGGTTTCTGAAAGAGACTGGAAGCCAGTGCAGGGAAGCCAAAATAGCTGTGATGTGTGAGGATGGTTTTGTTTCGGTCAAAAGTCTAGCTGCTTAATTTTGAACGATTTATTCCTATGTTGGATATAGAAGTGGATAAAACATCAGATGCAGGGTGTGTGTCCTCGTTTCCATGCACTGTAGCCATATCTACCATTTACAGGCCATTTCTTCACCAGTGCCGGTCGACTGTCAGACAGAGCTGCCCAAATTGTTTACCACAAAGGTAACCAGAGATTGCACCAACAATGGCACCTAATTGGTTTATGCCAGACAACTCGTGGTCAATTAAATGCATAATTCATCTCAGCATTAATTATTCATCTCTTAAGGGACTCGAACTGTGCTTTATTAGGAGAACTGCATCATGCATATTcaaattttcttcttcttaGAGGGACTCAATAGGATATCATCTCAGCTGGGATGCCCAACCTTAAAAACAATAGCAAGCAGGGCTGTAAGACAACTTCTATTAATCACACGACTAAACCGTAGAGGATTTTCAAAGATAAAAATGCCATATTAACCTGAGGTAtgtaatgtcttgtttttgtcattcaGCCAATATTGTGCTGTCACATTGTTACCAAgagtaattaatttattattattataaactcTCTTGTGTTTTGAGGAtacattattttttcaaataatACACATGTCACTGCAAACTGACAGAACTAATTTAACTCAGTATAATGTGTGTAGtccatgtcatcatttaatccaTTGCTTAAGATGGACTTCAGcaaaagaaatgttgatataGAAAAATCTCCATCAATCAGTCTAAATAAATATCCCTTAAAAAATAACAGACAGGTTATTTTTTTAGCATAGATTGCTACAGTATGTGTTGACATCTTTAAACAGGGGCACAGGCCGTTATACACAATACATctaacagcaggaaaagcacatgtacaaaatcaaattattgacggatgatttttttcagtttcagggtcctgttATTGTCCATGTTGCCACACTGTTGCATCATGGCTTACTGGGATGCTTGAATAAACTGACCATGGATGTGTTACTGAACGGCCAaccgggcacaggcccaggggtcCAAAAATGTCAGGGTGCCCCCcagccttcacttgcaaaatgtcactgaaattaACACGTACTGGCTGGAaagggactcaaaatgaccacagagagacacaacaagaccacaaagagatgcaaaggaactgcaaaagatgtaaaacaacccaaaaagacacaaaatttaCTAAAATAGACACTAAATCACcacaataagacacaaaattagattaaaaaagaagacccaaacaactacaaacagacacaagatgccacaaaatgactaaaaagaccacaaagagatgcaaaggaactgcagcgagacacaaaatgactacaaaagatGCGAAAAAATccaagacacaaaattacctaaaagaTACTAGGGGTGGAAATCGCCAGAGGACCCACTATACAATATTATCATCACACTTAGGTCACGATACGGTTGTAATATTGCGCTAtactgagtattgcgataatatatataaaaaataataacaatttcttaccttttttccaactgcaaattaattccccaaaagaaaactttgtcaacatcagttttacgTCATAAGAGAAgttttcagactgttcatctgactCAAATGCCAAATGTTGTATTAAAGAGTGTACTTGCAAAAATTAAATGTAGTTTTATAACTAGGTTCGGGaacaaccctcatcccttcattcctcaCTCTTCATCCTTTGATCCTTATCCTGTCATCCCGAACCTTTCATCCATCTGGCCCTCCTTCATCCCTACATCCTCATCCTTTTATTCTCTAATCCCTAGATCCTCATCCCTTCACGCTTTCCTCCGAACCCATAATCCATCATATGCAATAAGCCATTAGAAATCTTTATCTTATGGGTGTGGTCTTTGTTAGTGAATAATGTATATAATTAAAGATCAATACTTAGTGTCTGTGTATCGATACAATATTGCTACAcaaaatatcgcgatactatgctgtatcaacgCCCCCCCCAACCCTAAAAGATAcccaaacaaccacaagaagacacaaacttgactacagagacaaaaccaccacaaagtctgtgtgttttgctgc
This Epinephelus lanceolatus isolate andai-2023 chromosome 15, ASM4190304v1, whole genome shotgun sequence DNA region includes the following protein-coding sequences:
- the dcdc2c gene encoding doublecortin domain-containing protein 2, whose translation is MPGTAGRGDLPPTKAITVYRNGDAFFPGRKIVVNLRHLTTFDHLLTFLTRLIEAPFGAVRRLYTPREGHRVQHLDDLKHGSVYVAAGNEQFKRLDYCAITNKKPQTKKREQIRPVVHSRILVSARWKRTVDESCTINVLTNGEILVPPARIRIPKHTLRSWENVLAMVTEKVRLRTGAVFRLCTLDGRPLSGPSELENNQYYVAVGADKFKDLPYDRCRPYRDLIRENNIIKGYDTCDFNQDILPAIRKTRHPKDAFAHTGFREDLEHTARGQMKKQAKPERTKQQRQVSRNPVLFSTGEGSVFNAQNKRSEMAGAAEVQEDGQLKVDLPIDQVEAKIVDEEYEDGSCSASPCKASLHDSDSLCLQRSLSAGSRKDWIQISQ